A stretch of Mytilus edulis chromosome 11, xbMytEdul2.2, whole genome shotgun sequence DNA encodes these proteins:
- the LOC139495376 gene encoding uncharacterized protein, whose product MGNTVEKKRINVFDAEDDAEPPRKSLKVQQGQVATKTVCKGTNKKEEDTEDLGQVTTEKEKKKTNQKDEGKEEKTRRQGTAKKETKKTDKKEEDTDDLGQVTTEKEKKKTNQD is encoded by the exons ATGG GCAATACAGtagagaaaaaaagaataaacgtTTTTGATGCTGAAGATGATGCAG AACCCCCACGGAAGTCTCTGAAGGTACAACAAG GACAGGTGGCCACCAAAACAGTTTGCAAGGGTACAAACAAG AAAGAGGAAGACACAGAAGATTTAG GACAAGTTACCacagaaaaggaaaaaaagaagacaaaccAG AAAGATGaaggaaaagaagaaaaaactcgAA GACAAGGAACAGCCAAGAAAGAAACCAAGAAAACAGACAAG AAAGAAGAAGACACAGATGATTTAG GACAAGTTACCacagaaaaggaaaaaaagaagacaaaccAG GACTAG
- the LOC139495047 gene encoding uncharacterized protein: protein MKDSKITDKKEEDTEDLGQVTTEKEKKKTNQKDEGKEEETRRQETAKKETKKTDKKEEDTDDLGQVTTEKEKKKTNQKDEGKEEKTRRQETAKKETKKTDKKEEGTVDLAMVPRTLGSIREYLLISAVHLSHTSTGYF, encoded by the exons ATGAAAGATTCCAAGATAACAGACAAG AAAGAAGAAGACACAGAAGATTTAG GACAAGTTACCacagaaaaggaaaaaaagaagacaaaccAG AAAGATGAAGGAAAAGAAGAAGAAACTCGAA GACAAGAAACAGCCAAGAAAGAAACCAAGAAAACAGACAAG AAAGAAGAAGACACAGATGATTTAG GACAAGTTACCacagaaaaggaaaaaaagaagacaaaccAG AAAGATGaaggaaaagaagaaaaaactcgAA GACAAGAAACAGCCAAGAAAGAAACCAAGAAAACAGACAAG AAAGAAGAAGGCACAGTGGATTTAG cAATGGTTCCAAGAACTTTAGGAAGTATTCGTGAGTATCTATTAATTTCAGCAGTACACTTATCGCACACATCCACAGGCTATTTCTAA
- the LOC139495378 gene encoding uncharacterized protein, which produces IDWGTIRTFADLQKSNIRAVASRLQCSKTNRASTRLIHVINGGEFLERIRNPEFFTNTQLGNYLCLSKSDNSRKELIRLVGLVPKGGQHASAPVTSAWSQLTKGDVQYQIKSLAHLSESCLNGEQIGKQVFKKMIGGKIQKEAAVENTRQVMKLVIAEIKTSTINTAMHGNVMEAFWNVFEKLLPKTSK; this is translated from the exons ATTGACTGGGGAACGATACGGACTTTTGCAGACCTTCAAAAATCAA ATATAAGAGCTGTAGCAAGTCGCCTTCAATGTTCTAAGACAAATAGGGCATCCACGCGATTGATTCATGTGATTAATGGTGGGGAATTCCTGGAACGAATTAGGAACCCGGAATTCTTCACTAACACACAGTTGGGGAATTATCTTTGTCTGTCAAAGAGTGATAATTCGCGAAAGGAATTGATACGGTTGGTCGGTCTAGTACCAAAAGGTGGACAACACGCATCTGCACCTGTAACATCTGCCTGGTCACAGCTGACAAAAG GAGATGTTCAGTACCAGATAAAATCCCTTGCTCACTTATCCGAAAGTTGTTTGAATGGGGAGCagattggaaaacaagtttttAAGAAAATGATAGGTGGCAAAATTCAAAAAGAGGCGGCCGTTGAAAACACCAG GCAAGTGATGAAACTAGTGATAGCAGAAATCAAAACATCAACCATTAATACTGCGATGCATGGCAATGTTATGGAGGCTTTTTGGAATGTCTTTGAAAAACTTTTACCAAAAAC ATCAAAGTGA